A single region of the Peromyscus eremicus chromosome 16_21, PerEre_H2_v1, whole genome shotgun sequence genome encodes:
- the LOC131926768 gene encoding olfactory receptor 14J1-like, translated as MFVRNITTMSGFLLTGFSDNHELQILHALLFLVTYLLGSTGNFIIITITTLDRQLQSPMYYFLKHLSLLDLSSLSVTVPQYIENSLAGSGYISYSQCMLQVFFFTDFAWGELAILTLMSYDRYVAICFPLHYEVIMCPRKCRLAVTGVWLSSGIPGTLYAATLSSVRFCGPKIIHQFFCDVPQLLKLSCSNDYLGVMGVAGFLSAMAFSCFIGISLSYVHIFSTVLRMPSAEGRSKVFSTCLPHLFVVSLFLSTGSYAYLNSTSESPIALDFLFSVSYTILSPTLNPVIYSLRNETIRSGIRKLLLSTKFSG; from the coding sequence ATGTTTGTGAGAAATATAACCACAATGAGTGGATTCCTCCTAACGGGGTTCTCTGACAACCATGAGCTACAGATCTTGCATGCTTTGCTCTTTTTGGTGACATATCTATTGGGATCAACAGGTAActtcatcattatcaccatcaccacacTGGACCGGCAGCTCCAGTCTCCAATGTATTACTTCCTGAAGCACCTTTCCCTTCTGGACCTCTCATCCCTTTCTGTCACAGTTCCCCAGTATATTGAGAATTCCCTGGCAGGCAGTGGATACATTTCATATAGCCAGTGCATGCTGCAGGTTTTTTTCTTCACAGATTTTGCCTGGGGTGAATTGGCCATTCTCACATTGATGTCGTATGATCGTTATGTGGCCATTTGCTTTCCACTGCACTATGAGGTCATCATGTGTCCCAGAAAGTGTAGGTTGGCTGTGACAGGTGTATGGCTAAGCAGTGGCATCCCAGGAACCTTGTATGCAGCAACCTTATCCTCTGTCAGGTTCTGCGGGCCCAAAATAATCCACCAGTTCTTCTGTGATGTCCCCCAGTTGCTCAAGCTCTCCTGCTCTAATGATTACCTTGGAGTGATGGGAGTGGCTGGTTTTCTGTCTGCAATGGCCTTTTCCTGCTTCATTGGGATTTCCCTCTCCTATGTCCACATATTCTCCACAGTTCTTAGGATGCCCTCTGCTGAAGGCCGGTCTAAGGTCTTCTCTACCTGCCTGCCCCACCTTTTTGTTGTCTCATTGTTTCTTTCCACAGGCTCCTATGCATATCTAAACTCAACTTCAGAGTCTCCAATTGCTTTAGAtttcttgttctctgtctcttacaCAATACTGTCTCCAACACTCAACCCTGTTATCTACAGTCTGAGAAATGAGACCATAAGGAGTGGTATAAGGAAGTTACTGTTGAGTACAAAATTCAGTGGTTAG